A single region of the Palaemon carinicauda isolate YSFRI2023 chromosome 17, ASM3689809v2, whole genome shotgun sequence genome encodes:
- the LOC137656251 gene encoding uncharacterized protein PF3D7_1120000-like yields MEESLSIASSVILGRIMLARRRRMAGEDLDNSSLEEHVPEMEQVCEDLLDGNKLEMETEDQTTLLQNLEDENDELQREIKEMGRIVEMNEKLQNEQVKKLINEVGELKAEKDKLESECVEKDLQMKDHENLFEILRKENAEMRKEQIQNREQVNELKNEVEELKAERDELKSECVEKDLQMKEHKNLFEILQIENADMKKSKTERTQQLKELKNEVGELKAEKR; encoded by the coding sequence ATGGAAGAATCCCTTTCTATTGCTTCTTCCGTCATACTCGGCAGAATTATGCTTGCCAGGAGGAGAAGGATGGCTGGAGAAGACCTGGACAACAGCTCTTTGGAAGAACATGTTCCTGAAATGGAGCAGGTATGCGAAGATCTGTTGGACGGAAATAAACTGGAAATGGAAACCGAAGATCAGACTACTCTCTTGCAAAATCTAGAGGATGAGAATGATGAGTTACAAAGAGAAATTAAAGAAATGGGGAGAATAGTAGAAATGAACGAAAAACTGCAAAATGAACAAGTAAAGAAATTGAtaaatgaggtaggtgaattgaaggcagaaaaagataAACTGGAgtctgaatgtgtcgaaaaagaccttcagatgaaggatcATGAAAATCTGTTTGAAATTCTCagaaaagagaatgcagaaatgaggaaagaacaaattcaaaacagagaacaagtcaacgaattgaaaaatgaggtagaggAATTGAAGGCAGAAAGAGATGAACTGAAATccgaatgcgtcgaaaaagaccttcagatgaaggaacataaAAATCTGTTTGAAATTCTCCAAATAGAGAATGCAGATATGAAAAAATCCAAAACTGAAAGGACACAACAATTAAAGGAATTGAAgaatgaggtaggtgaattgaaggcagaaaaaagaTAA